One genomic window of Bacillus sp. S3 includes the following:
- a CDS encoding TniQ family protein produces MTTKSPIRIPKPFEQESITGYIQRTAFVNNYENANWIYTIAGIKRNVKKGPFIEEDLILLANFFQEDAAELRKLTFLKNFPSNNPLQKYIFKYGITTHSKYCPQCFNQQNFHNKYWDVSFNFACYKHGLLLIGYCPNCKKALSSKLQHMNYCLCGFPLKDLPIIKIEDDHAANGLLIEDIFERNENSNASVLYTLSTNRILLFNYFHLTTAML; encoded by the coding sequence ATGACCACTAAATCCCCAATAAGAATACCAAAGCCCTTTGAACAAGAAAGTATTACAGGTTATATCCAACGTACCGCGTTTGTTAACAACTATGAGAATGCAAATTGGATATATACTATAGCAGGTATTAAAAGGAATGTTAAGAAAGGTCCGTTTATTGAGGAAGATTTAATTTTGCTAGCCAATTTCTTTCAGGAAGATGCTGCTGAACTTAGAAAATTGACCTTTCTGAAGAATTTCCCCTCAAATAATCCTCTGCAGAAATACATATTCAAATATGGAATTACAACTCATTCAAAGTATTGTCCTCAGTGTTTTAATCAACAAAATTTTCATAATAAATATTGGGATGTTAGCTTTAACTTTGCTTGCTATAAGCACGGATTATTATTAATTGGCTATTGTCCTAATTGCAAAAAAGCGTTATCAAGTAAGTTACAACATATGAATTATTGTTTATGTGGTTTCCCATTAAAAGACTTACCTATTATTAAAATAGAAGATGATCATGCCGCTAATGGATTATTAATTGAAGATATTTTTGAGAGGAACGAAAATTCAAATGCGAGTGTGCTTTATACACTTTCAACCAATAGAATTCTCTTGTTTAATTATTTTCATCTTACAACAGCTATGTTATGA
- the tnpC gene encoding IS66 family transposase has translation MANTSSTNENQFDRVIRLLEEQLAHSNQQNQELSKKLDQSLKQNEALTQQLRHLTKLLYGSKTEKSRYNAPEGQSSLFDDDPSFSESEHTEEQSQQTISYTVVRTIKKKKRNDSLRDDIEVEAFHYHPENIQCDCCQGQMIEIGSTIVREEAEFIPAKMKKVQHIEHAYECKNCKGDSFQKAQIKRGKAPQPAIQRSIASPSVLAKVIYDKFAQYLPLYRQVKEWDRYGLNTNDKNLSNWVIRASHDWLLPIYERMKDLMMNKSLLHIDETYGQILHRSDGKSGQTNAYNWVSRSVPCQGPPITLFHSALSRARSVLEGFIEGFSGTIICDGYSAYGKLEGVTFANCWAHVRRYWLKADSKNGRIGVSFCDDLYRLERKFKHLSPSKRRKKRQKYSKPIVDKFLEWVETSPFYGKNALAKAAEYTLNRANGLRAYLNDGRVEIDNNPAENAIRPNVVGRKNWLFSVSEAGAKANAICLSIAETAKSNGVDFYEYLKKLLTDLPNLGIHQKPEILDQYMPWSKVIQAECGQKLK, from the coding sequence GTGGCGAATACTTCTTCTACGAATGAAAATCAATTTGATAGAGTAATTCGATTGCTCGAAGAGCAGTTGGCTCATTCGAATCAACAAAACCAGGAGCTATCAAAAAAATTGGATCAATCGTTGAAACAGAACGAAGCGTTAACGCAACAACTTCGGCACTTAACAAAACTCTTATATGGTTCTAAAACTGAAAAATCAAGATATAACGCACCAGAAGGGCAATCGTCATTATTTGATGATGACCCGTCTTTTAGCGAATCTGAGCACACAGAAGAACAAAGCCAACAGACCATTTCTTATACTGTTGTTCGAACTATTAAAAAGAAAAAACGAAATGATTCATTACGAGATGATATCGAAGTTGAAGCATTTCACTATCATCCAGAAAATATACAATGTGACTGTTGCCAGGGACAAATGATTGAAATTGGAAGTACAATCGTGCGCGAAGAAGCAGAATTTATTCCCGCAAAAATGAAGAAAGTCCAACACATAGAACATGCTTATGAATGTAAAAATTGTAAAGGTGATTCATTTCAAAAAGCCCAAATTAAACGTGGTAAGGCACCGCAGCCTGCCATTCAACGTAGCATCGCAAGCCCTAGCGTGCTTGCCAAAGTCATCTATGATAAATTTGCGCAATACCTCCCCCTTTACCGCCAGGTTAAGGAATGGGATCGTTACGGCCTGAATACCAACGATAAGAATCTTTCGAATTGGGTCATTCGTGCATCACACGATTGGCTATTGCCTATTTATGAAAGAATGAAAGATTTGATGATGAATAAATCGCTTTTACATATTGATGAAACATATGGACAAATACTCCACCGTTCCGATGGTAAATCGGGTCAAACCAATGCTTATAATTGGGTGTCTCGAAGTGTTCCTTGCCAAGGACCACCAATAACTCTCTTTCATAGTGCATTATCGCGAGCCCGATCCGTCCTTGAAGGATTCATTGAAGGCTTTTCAGGAACGATTATTTGCGATGGTTATTCTGCCTATGGCAAGTTGGAAGGCGTTACTTTCGCAAATTGTTGGGCCCACGTTCGCCGTTATTGGCTGAAGGCGGATAGCAAAAATGGCCGTATAGGTGTGAGCTTTTGTGACGATTTATACCGTCTTGAAAGGAAATTTAAACATTTGTCTCCGAGTAAGCGAAGAAAAAAACGCCAGAAATATTCGAAGCCAATTGTAGATAAATTCCTTGAATGGGTTGAAACGTCACCATTCTATGGAAAAAATGCGCTGGCGAAAGCAGCTGAATATACATTGAACAGGGCAAATGGACTTAGAGCATACCTGAACGACGGGCGCGTTGAAATCGATAATAATCCCGCTGAAAACGCCATCCGCCCTAACGTCGTGGGGAGAAAAAACTGGCTTTTCTCAGTCAGTGAAGCCGGCGCAAAAGCGAACGCCATTTGTCTCAGTATCGCAGAAACTGCCAAAAGTAACGGTGTAGATTTCTACGAATACTTGAAGAAACTTTTGACGGATCTGCCCAATCTTGGCATCCATCAAAAACCTGAAATTTTAGATCAATACATGCCCTGGTCAAAAGTGATTCAGGCCGAATGTGGGCAAAAATTGAAATAA
- a CDS encoding PKD domain-containing protein, translating to MNSYINPFLNTIQHVQAAVANGWEQKSDGSWYYYVNSKAVTGWYSVGGKWYFFDMNTGAMKTGWLSDKGYWYYLDSVNGDMKTGWQFITGEWYYLNTSGVMQTGWIFLDSRWYYLHDSGTMASDEWVTDDSGEPYFFTPSGGYKKWSTLPGGRKSYSFESGAKLVYDVYSKTYSGKGYNIETRNGKPSIVFKGWAIIFGHKTHTASNNSTYIVAQNTKNPKKIFGYNTTKQNWSATEDVEYNKSLSTATTVWNQCPSSTTNTNNSVCNMLYDYVGFEVAIPLSDLFPEPTTPDEWKLYIVKRVDDTVLWDTLILPFNLASQNYSQGKIDLKSEVDATTLRMIGTNVYKRTTPNTTNGTGYFITGQDYTAIDSNEDNTAVWYGVNDPVTSSKRWSSSVYWLFGGSQAVIKYTPAFKPPVANFDVSPNPLFNDTLATFTNKSTDPQGYKLTYQWWYMKPGTSNWVEFSSAKDPSMVLNQKGNWRIFLRATNEKGMFNDIEKTVTVQNRAPIADFIWTPSTIFYDTNVAFTNTSTDPDGDPLTYKWEYQQPGSSTWTSFSTTKDTNRIFNIQGDWNIRLTVSDGTASHSVTKVLTVGNRPPIANFSFSPTTIYNDTTVTFTNSSTDPDGDALTYKWEYQQPGSSTWTSFSTAKDPSQVFNIKGDWNIRLTVSDGTASHSITKILTVGNRPPIANFSFSPTTIYNDTTVTFTNSSADPDGDALTYKWEYQQPGSSTWTSFSTAKDPSQVFNIKGDWNIRLTVSDGTASHSVTKNLTVGNRPPIANFSFSPTTIYNDTTVTFTNSSADPDGDALTYKWEYQQPGSSTWTSFSTAKDPSQVFNIKGDWNIRLTVSDGTASHSVTKNLTVDNRPPVANFSFNPTTIYNDTTVTFTNSSMDLDGDSLTYKWEYQQPGSSIWTSFSTTKDTSKLFNIKGNWNIRLTASDGTASHSVTKVLTVGNRSPVANFSYSPATIYNDTTVTFTNSSTDPDGDPLTYSWEYQQPGSSTWTSFSTAKDTSKLFNIKGNWNIRLTASDGIVSHSVIKVLPVGNRSPIANFSYSPTTIYNDTTVTFTNSSTDSDGDILTYNWEYQQPGSLTWTSFSTAKDPSRIFNIKGDWNIRLTASDGIVSHSVTKVLPVGNRSPIANFSFNPTTIYNDTTVTFTNSSTDPDGDILTYKWEYQQPGSLTWTSFSTAKDPSRIFNIQGDWNIRLTVSDGTASHSVTKVLTVGNRPPIANFSFSPSTIYNDTTVTFTNSSTDPDGDALTYKWEYQQPGSSTWTSFSTAKDTSRIFNIKGDWDIRLTVSDGAASHSVTNKLTVQNRPPIADFIWSPTTIFNDTNVTFANKSIDSDGDVLTYKWEYQQPGSLTWTSFSTAKDPSRTFNIKGDWNIRLTVSDGTASHSVTNKLMVQNRPPIADFIWSPTTIFNDTNVTFANKSIDSDGDVLTYKWEYQQPGSLTWTSFSTAKDPSRTFNIKGDWNIRLTVSDGTASHSVTKVLTVGNRPPIANFSFSPTTIYNDTTVTFTNSSTDLDGDPLTYKWEYQQPGSTTWTSFSTTNAPNKVFNVKGNWNIRLTASDGTASHSVTKVLTVGNRPPSPGFNTNKDSYIVNEQVNITSNAFDPDNDPITYNYVVIKPDGQKLTFNTANPSFTASIIGVYTITQTVTDPYNESSSVSKTIKVINTVPSITLTYNPDQPFEGDTVNICVKVKDPDGQKLDVKLFIKEEGSIEILVMTKLQVLTDTEHCYSFVTKSKKYEIRATVLDGYDSAETTTWFYSKALTIKGHVDHTPEWLSKHQSLGNSPEQFYSGEKFLLAADTSPYPIVYVKSTLKASQADGQSIVRTVDLSKLANVLFKGELYDENFLNYPTNIQKGPASFEFEVKYSNGIIKKDTVPIEIVDNVLEVYRFHRKY from the coding sequence ATGAATAGTTATATTAATCCTTTTCTTAACACTATTCAACATGTTCAAGCAGCTGTAGCCAATGGTTGGGAGCAAAAAAGTGACGGTTCATGGTATTACTACGTAAACAGTAAAGCTGTGACAGGTTGGTATTCTGTAGGTGGAAAATGGTACTTTTTCGATATGAATACAGGAGCAATGAAAACTGGTTGGCTTTCTGACAAGGGCTATTGGTACTATTTAGATTCTGTTAACGGAGACATGAAAACTGGTTGGCAGTTTATAACAGGTGAATGGTATTATCTTAATACTTCGGGTGTTATGCAGACAGGTTGGATATTCCTCGATAGCCGTTGGTATTACCTTCATGATAGCGGTACGATGGCAAGCGATGAATGGGTGACTGATGATTCAGGTGAGCCGTATTTCTTCACCCCTAGTGGTGGCTACAAGAAATGGTCAACACTACCAGGTGGTAGGAAAAGTTACTCATTTGAATCAGGTGCTAAACTTGTATATGATGTATACTCTAAGACTTACTCAGGTAAAGGGTACAATATCGAAACAAGAAACGGTAAGCCAAGTATAGTCTTTAAAGGATGGGCTATAATATTTGGGCATAAAACACATACTGCTTCTAATAATTCCACTTACATAGTGGCGCAAAATACAAAAAACCCCAAAAAAATATTTGGTTATAACACTACGAAGCAAAATTGGTCAGCAACAGAAGATGTAGAGTACAACAAAAGTTTATCAACAGCCACAACTGTGTGGAATCAGTGCCCAAGTAGCACAACTAATACTAACAATTCAGTTTGTAATATGCTGTATGACTATGTGGGGTTTGAAGTAGCTATCCCTTTAAGTGACTTGTTTCCAGAACCCACTACTCCGGATGAATGGAAACTATACATTGTAAAGCGCGTAGATGATACGGTTTTATGGGATACATTAATATTACCGTTTAATCTAGCTTCACAGAATTATAGTCAAGGAAAAATAGATTTAAAGAGTGAAGTAGATGCAACAACATTAAGAATGATTGGGACGAATGTTTATAAACGAACTACTCCGAATACAACAAACGGAACAGGATACTTTATTACTGGTCAGGATTATACTGCTATAGATTCAAATGAGGATAATACAGCTGTATGGTATGGAGTTAATGATCCAGTAACTAGCTCCAAAAGATGGTCTTCATCTGTATACTGGCTTTTTGGAGGATCTCAAGCTGTTATTAAATATACACCTGCCTTTAAACCTCCTGTTGCCAATTTCGATGTTTCGCCAAACCCATTGTTTAATGATACGCTTGCAACCTTTACCAATAAATCTACTGATCCTCAAGGGTATAAATTAACCTATCAGTGGTGGTACATGAAGCCAGGAACATCTAATTGGGTTGAATTCTCCTCAGCAAAAGATCCGAGTATGGTACTTAATCAGAAAGGGAATTGGAGAATCTTTCTTCGGGCTACCAATGAAAAAGGTATGTTCAATGATATTGAAAAGACAGTGACTGTACAAAATCGAGCCCCAATTGCCGATTTTATATGGACCCCTAGCACGATCTTTTATGACACAAATGTTGCATTTACAAATACATCGACAGACCCTGATGGTGACCCGCTTACTTATAAATGGGAGTATCAACAACCTGGAAGTTCAACGTGGACTAGCTTTTCGACAACTAAAGATACTAATCGAATTTTCAATATTCAAGGAGACTGGAATATTCGCTTGACGGTTTCGGATGGAACAGCCAGCCATTCGGTCACAAAAGTTTTAACAGTGGGCAATCGGCCGCCAATAGCGAATTTTAGTTTTAGTCCCACTACCATTTATAATGATACGACAGTGACGTTCACAAATAGTTCCACGGATCCTGACGGTGACGCTCTTACTTATAAATGGGAGTATCAACAGCCTGGAAGTTCAACGTGGACTAGCTTTTCGACAGCTAAAGATCCTAGTCAGGTTTTCAACATTAAAGGGGATTGGAATATCCGGTTAACTGTTTCAGATGGAACCGCCAGTCATTCTATTACAAAAATTCTAACAGTAGGCAATCGTCCACCAATAGCGAATTTTAGTTTTAGTCCCACTACCATTTATAATGATACGACAGTGACGTTCACAAATAGTTCAGCTGATCCTGACGGTGACGCTCTTACTTATAAATGGGAGTATCAACAGCCTGGAAGTTCAACGTGGACTAGCTTTTCGACAGCTAAAGATCCTAGTCAGGTTTTCAACATTAAAGGGGATTGGAATATCCGGTTGACTGTTTCAGATGGAACCGCCAGTCATTCTGTTACAAAAAATCTAACAGTAGGCAATCGTCCACCAATAGCGAATTTTAGTTTTAGTCCCACTACCATTTATAATGATACGACAGTGACGTTCACAAATAGTTCAGCTGATCCTGACGGTGACGCTCTTACTTATAAATGGGAGTATCAACAGCCTGGAAGTTCAACGTGGACTAGCTTTTCGACAGCTAAAGATCCTAGTCAGGTTTTCAACATTAAAGGAGACTGGAATATTCGCTTGACGGTTTCAGATGGAACCGCCAGTCATTCTGTTACAAAAAATCTAACAGTGGACAATCGGCCGCCAGTAGCGAATTTTAGTTTTAATCCCACAACCATTTATAATGATACGACAGTAACATTCACAAATAGTTCCATGGACCTTGACGGTGATTCACTTACTTATAAATGGGAGTATCAACAACCGGGCAGCTCAATATGGACTAGCTTTTCGACAACTAAAGATACTAGCAAACTATTTAATATTAAAGGTAATTGGAATATTCGCTTGACAGCTTCAGATGGAACCGCCAGTCACTCTGTCACTAAAGTTTTAACAGTAGGCAATCGTTCGCCAGTAGCGAATTTTAGTTATAGCCCAGCTACCATTTATAATGATACGACAGTGACGTTCACAAATAGTTCCACGGACCCTGACGGTGATCCACTTACCTACAGCTGGGAGTATCAACAGCCTGGCAGCTCAACATGGACTAGCTTTTCTACAGCTAAAGATACTAGCAAACTATTTAATATTAAAGGTAATTGGAACATTCGTTTGACAGCTTCAGATGGAATAGTTAGCCATTCTGTCATAAAAGTTTTACCAGTGGGTAATCGTTCACCAATAGCGAATTTTAGTTACAGTCCCACTACCATTTATAATGATACGACAGTAACGTTCACAAATAGTTCTACTGACTCTGATGGTGATATTTTAACCTACAACTGGGAGTATCAACAGCCTGGAAGTTTAACATGGACAAGCTTTTCGACAGCTAAAGATCCTAGTCGAATTTTCAATATTAAAGGAGACTGGAATATTCGCTTGACAGCTTCAGATGGAATAGTTAGCCATTCTGTCACAAAAGTTTTACCAGTGGGTAATCGTTCACCAATAGCGAATTTTAGTTTCAATCCCACTACCATTTATAATGATACGACAGTAACGTTCACAAATAGTTCTACTGACCCTGATGGTGATATTTTAACCTACAAATGGGAGTACCAACAGCCTGGAAGTTTAACATGGACTAGCTTTTCGACAGCTAAAGATCCTAGTCGAATTTTCAATATTCAAGGAGACTGGAATATTCGCTTGACGGTTTCGGATGGAACAGCCAGCCATTCTGTCACAAAAGTTTTAACAGTGGGCAATCGGCCGCCAATAGCGAATTTTAGTTTTAGCCCTAGCACCATTTATAATGATACGACAGTGACGTTCACAAATAGTTCCACTGACCCTGACGGTGACGCTCTTACTTATAAATGGGAGTATCAACAGCCTGGAAGTTCAACGTGGACTAGCTTTTCGACAGCTAAAGACACTAGTCGGATTTTCAATATTAAAGGAGACTGGGATATTCGCTTAACTGTTTCAGATGGAGCCGCTAGTCATTCTGTTACAAATAAACTTACGGTGCAAAATCGTCCACCGATAGCGGATTTTATCTGGAGTCCAACAACGATTTTTAACGACACAAATGTTACATTTGCCAATAAATCAATTGACTCTGACGGTGACGTACTTACTTATAAGTGGGAGTATCAACAGCCTGGAAGTTTAACATGGACTAGCTTTTCGACAGCTAAAGATCCTAGTCGAACTTTCAACATTAAAGGAGACTGGAATATTCGCTTGACGGTTTCAGATGGAACAGCCAGCCATTCTGTTACAAATAAACTTATGGTGCAAAATCGTCCACCGATAGCGGATTTTATCTGGAGTCCAACAACGATTTTTAACGACACAAATGTTACATTTGCCAATAAATCAATTGACTCTGACGGTGACGTACTTACTTACAAATGGGAGTATCAACAGCCTGGAAGTTTAACATGGACAAGCTTTTCTACAGCTAAAGATCCTAGTCGAACTTTCAACATTAAAGGAGACTGGAATATTCGCTTGACGGTTTCGGATGGAACAGCCAGCCATTCGGTCACAAAAGTTTTAACAGTGGGCAATCGGCCGCCAATAGCGAATTTTAGTTTTAGTCCCACTACCATTTATAATGATACAACAGTAACGTTCACAAATAGTTCCACGGACCTTGACGGTGACCCACTTACTTATAAATGGGAATATCAACAACCGGGCAGCACAACGTGGACTAGCTTTTCTACAACTAACGCACCTAATAAGGTATTTAACGTTAAAGGTAATTGGAATATTCGTTTGACTGCATCAGATGGAACCGCTAGTCATTCTGTTACCAAGGTCTTAACGGTAGGAAACAGACCACCATCTCCTGGATTTAACACGAATAAAGATTCTTATATAGTTAATGAACAGGTAAATATAACGTCTAATGCTTTTGATCCGGATAATGACCCGATAACTTATAATTATGTGGTGATTAAACCAGATGGACAAAAACTGACCTTTAATACAGCTAATCCATCCTTTACCGCCTCTATAATAGGCGTTTATACTATTACTCAAACTGTCACCGACCCGTATAATGAATCAAGCTCGGTATCCAAAACTATTAAAGTAATAAACACTGTTCCTTCAATAACATTAACGTACAATCCGGACCAACCGTTTGAGGGTGACACAGTTAATATATGTGTAAAGGTAAAGGACCCAGATGGGCAGAAATTAGATGTAAAGTTATTTATCAAAGAAGAAGGTTCAATCGAAATACTAGTAATGACAAAATTACAGGTACTAACAGATACAGAGCATTGTTATAGCTTTGTAACTAAATCTAAGAAATATGAAATACGAGCAACTGTTTTAGATGGATATGATAGTGCCGAAACAACAACTTGGTTTTACTCGAAAGCTTTGACTATAAAAGGGCATGTTGACCACACACCTGAGTGGTTGTCGAAGCATCAATCTTTAGGAAATTCTCCAGAACAATTTTATAGTGGAGAAAAGTTCTTATTAGCTGCTGACACATCACCATATCCTATAGTTTATGTAAAGAGTACTCTTAAAGCTTCACAAGCCGATGGTCAATCTATTGTTAGGACTGTAGATTTAAGCAAACTTGCAAATGTTCTTTTTAAAGGGGAACTTTATGATGAGAATTTCTTAAATTATCCTACCAATATTCAAAAAGGACCTGCTTCTTTTGAATTTGAAGTAAAATATAGTAATGGAATAATAAAAAAGGATACTGTTCCAATCGAAATAGTTGATAATGTTCTCGAAGTTTACCGATTCCATAGAAAGTATTAA
- a CDS encoding N-acetylmuramoyl-L-alanine amidase family protein, giving the protein MKTNKFQSIKYSKKLQALALTGIVAFSTIFTVGGEASANTDSTSTKCDITITQGVHTLQNPAQATGVCKDLVTGYYRPGDQYFPSKYVISGLINKTVDYDGQIFEMATPQYSQIFLTVHTTNNGGQPNPEQSSKGWVKENGQWVYYNSQGNKHTGWLYVNSKWYFLDTKGIMRTGWIYDKAWYYLASSGEMATGWQKVNGTWYYLASNGVMKTGWQIVNGTWYYLVGSGAMKTGWLLDGNDWYYLASSGAMKTGWQLVNGKWYYLYSNGEMASNTKIGNYYLDRSGAWIR; this is encoded by the coding sequence ATGAAGACAAACAAATTTCAATCAATCAAGTATTCAAAAAAATTACAAGCACTTGCGTTAACTGGAATAGTAGCATTTTCTACAATATTTACAGTAGGAGGGGAAGCTTCAGCAAATACAGACTCAACATCTACTAAATGCGATATTACCATTACCCAAGGAGTACACACTTTACAAAATCCCGCTCAAGCTACAGGAGTTTGTAAAGATCTTGTTACGGGTTATTATCGTCCAGGAGATCAATATTTTCCCTCTAAATATGTAATCAGTGGATTAATAAATAAAACTGTTGACTATGATGGACAGATATTTGAAATGGCGACTCCTCAATACTCTCAAATATTTTTGACCGTTCATACCACTAATAATGGAGGTCAACCTAATCCAGAACAATCATCTAAAGGATGGGTTAAAGAAAATGGTCAATGGGTCTATTACAATTCACAAGGTAATAAACATACTGGATGGTTATATGTAAACTCTAAGTGGTATTTCTTGGACACGAAAGGCATTATGCGTACAGGATGGATTTATGATAAAGCTTGGTACTATCTAGCATCCAGTGGTGAAATGGCAACTGGATGGCAAAAAGTAAATGGTACTTGGTATTATCTAGCATCTAATGGGGTAATGAAAACTGGGTGGCAAATAGTAAATGGTACTTGGTATTACCTTGTTGGTTCAGGTGCTATGAAAACCGGTTGGTTATTAGATGGGAATGACTGGTACTATCTAGCATCCAGTGGAGCAATGAAAACTGGGTGGCAACTAGTTAATGGAAAATGGTATTACTTATACAGCAACGGTGAAATGGCATCAAATACAAAAATCGGAAACTATTATCTGGACCGAAGTGGTGCCTGGATTCGTTAA
- a CDS encoding V-type ATPase 116kDa subunit family protein, producing the protein MAKSTQKKVKKSAAAELMEKFIEDGKYPELKQSEVKIKRLTTSVKEKLEKSDSKRHEFKEFDMVGRFTAKKVYETDYIGLNEYLYDVGLLLQVVEIDNKAIQSNELYMDMIQDFKLPDTFYLKPNFNKVGKELNKIPSSFEIAEHWCINDLVKELAILKPKVKQLNSEYDHLKRRLLRLPEFQNLITNPKLIREPIPHKFGSLSLIANQSKYDIPAIYDYIGEWMLIEYGKPSSELIDRFILTGTISKKDIEQFRRVVDIRLEFSVMTLEDEKKILEMMDNKNRTTTANRVGA; encoded by the coding sequence ATGGCGAAGAGCACACAAAAGAAAGTAAAAAAATCAGCAGCTGCCGAACTTATGGAAAAATTCATTGAGGATGGAAAGTATCCAGAATTGAAGCAGTCTGAGGTTAAAATAAAAAGACTCACGACATCGGTTAAGGAAAAGCTGGAAAAATCCGATTCTAAACGTCATGAATTTAAGGAATTTGACATGGTTGGAAGGTTTACCGCAAAAAAGGTATATGAGACTGACTATATTGGATTGAACGAATATTTGTATGATGTTGGCTTATTGCTACAGGTTGTTGAAATTGATAACAAAGCTATCCAAAGCAATGAGTTATATATGGATATGATCCAGGATTTTAAGCTTCCTGATACCTTTTATTTAAAACCCAATTTCAATAAGGTCGGAAAGGAACTGAACAAAATTCCTTCTTCTTTTGAAATAGCGGAACATTGGTGCATTAATGACTTGGTAAAAGAATTGGCCATACTAAAACCTAAGGTTAAACAATTAAATAGCGAATATGACCATCTCAAACGCAGGTTATTGAGATTGCCTGAATTCCAAAATTTAATTACCAATCCAAAGCTAATACGAGAACCTATCCCCCATAAATTCGGGAGTCTTTCTTTAATTGCCAATCAATCAAAATATGACATCCCCGCTATATACGATTATATAGGGGAGTGGATGCTTATTGAGTATGGTAAACCCAGTTCAGAGCTTATCGACCGTTTTATTTTGACCGGCACTATCTCCAAAAAGGATATCGAACAATTCAGGCGAGTCGTGGATATTAGACTGGAATTTTCGGTCATGACCTTAGAGGATGAAAAGAAGATCCTTGAAATGATGGATAACAAAAATCGTACAACTACCGCTAATCGGGTGGGAGCATAG
- a CDS encoding phosphoadenosine phosphosulfate reductase family protein yields MDITQQVKEAIKQNYLTDERKQVVLFSGGKDSSYLLTLFWEALLELPEHLRTKTVYVMNSDTGVEAPIMAEYVDRTLMKIERKAALQGLPIEVVRVKPSMKNNFWHKFLGRGSLISTPKTKHHPCTHWLKIGPTQDKFKEWIASAPVRIGEDKSVITCYMGVRNEEGARRKASISKFQLSEESLWANHSDFDEIMCFHAIKFVTADELWFELLNRGTLPFGVTAVKH; encoded by the coding sequence ATGGATATTACACAGCAAGTTAAAGAGGCAATTAAGCAAAATTATCTTACTGATGAGCGGAAACAGGTAGTTCTTTTCAGCGGAGGGAAAGATAGTTCATATCTTCTTACTTTATTTTGGGAAGCGCTACTTGAATTACCCGAACATTTAAGAACTAAGACCGTTTATGTTATGAATTCGGACACAGGTGTTGAGGCCCCCATCATGGCTGAATACGTTGACCGCACTCTCATGAAAATTGAGAGAAAGGCGGCTTTACAAGGCTTACCAATAGAAGTTGTACGAGTGAAACCAAGCATGAAGAACAATTTTTGGCACAAATTTTTGGGGCGTGGCTCCCTTATTTCAACTCCGAAAACCAAACATCATCCTTGCACTCATTGGTTAAAAATCGGTCCTACCCAGGATAAGTTTAAGGAGTGGATTGCGTCAGCTCCTGTTCGCATAGGGGAGGATAAATCAGTTATTACCTGTTACATGGGTGTTCGAAATGAAGAGGGGGCAAGGCGGAAAGCTTCAATCTCAAAGTTCCAGTTAAGTGAAGAATCCCTATGGGCTAATCATAGTGATTTTGATGAAATCATGTGTTTTCACGCGATAAAATTCGTTACAGCTGATGAGCTCTGGTTTGAACTTTTAAATCGAGGGACTTTACCCTTCGGTGTAACCGCTGTAAAACATTAA
- the tnpB gene encoding IS66 family insertion sequence element accessory protein TnpB (TnpB, as the term is used for proteins encoded by IS66 family insertion elements, is considered an accessory protein, since TnpC, encoded by a neighboring gene, is a DDE family transposase.), with translation MKHDFTSVKNIYIICGKTDMRKGIDGLATLIQDSFELDPYGDSIFLFSGWSKDRYKCLYFDGDGFAMLYKRLDNGKLQWPKDENEVRNLSQKELRWLLEGLSIQQPKAIQQSPKGAF, from the coding sequence GTGAAACACGATTTTACTAGCGTAAAAAATATTTACATCATTTGCGGTAAAACTGATATGAGAAAAGGTATTGACGGACTAGCCACATTAATTCAAGATTCCTTTGAATTGGATCCATACGGGGATTCCATTTTCTTGTTTTCAGGATGGAGTAAAGATCGCTATAAATGCTTATATTTCGACGGTGATGGCTTCGCCATGCTATATAAACGTTTGGATAACGGAAAACTCCAATGGCCAAAGGATGAAAACGAAGTACGGAATCTCTCTCAAAAGGAGCTCAGGTGGCTCCTCGAGGGGTTATCTATCCAGCAGCCAAAGGCGATTCAGCAGTCACCAAAAGGTGCCTTCTAA